Proteins encoded in a region of the Prunus persica cultivar Lovell chromosome G4, Prunus_persica_NCBIv2, whole genome shotgun sequence genome:
- the LOC18780303 gene encoding L-type lectin-domain containing receptor kinase IX.1, with protein MVFLLLLLFQLAPCVTSLHFSFSTFRNGKNTICLEGDARIDGEFLLLTKSAVDDVKEQSVGRATYSQPFLLRDNATGKLADWTTNFTFVIDSQGKTPYADGLAFFIAPNGSLLNSTLGRGGSLGLAVENPQNNTSKSQYPFVAVEFDIYQNEVTSIEDPMGDHVGIDSSTLKSQMTAPWNGNIAEGSVNSAGISYNSTTNGIHVVFTSYVDGVQMMRYLNCEVPLDNILQGWVIAGFSAATDANTALHKINSWSFHSTQLFDEKPKNTTPESGNGINIRLVLELGIGGLVLGGGLGLVWFICCKKRGESSDEDATMIDEEFEKGTGPKKFSYRKLAQSTSNFHEGQKLGEGGFGGVYRGYIKDLNLNVAVKRISSGSRQGLKEYAAEVRIISRLRHRNLVQLTGWCHERKQLLLVYEFMSNGSLDSHLFKAKSSLAWDVRYRIAQGLASGLFYLHEEWEQCVLHRDVKSSNIMLDSNFNAKLGDFGLARLVDHGKQSETTVLAGTMGYMAPEYMTTGKASKETDVYSFGVVALEIACGRKPNDLEFRSRQITMVEWVWDLYGEGRVIEAADPKLSGDFEKRQMECLLIVGLWCAHPDYKIRPSIQQTIQVLNFEVPLPILSSKMPVASYSSPPLSFSILSVSTDLEGGPGYGCNTNSSQFTTSSASNSTPSASRLYSK; from the coding sequence aTGGTTTTCCTTCTTCTGCTTTTGTTTCAGTTAGCCCCTTGTGTGACATCATTACACTTCAGTTTCTCCACCTTCCGAAATGGAAAAAACACCATATGTCTGGAGGGAGATGCTCGCATCGATGGAGAATTCCTCCTACTCACCAAAAGTGCTGTTGACGACGTAAAGGAACAAAGCGTGGGCCGAGCCACCTACAGTCAACCGTTCCTCCTCCGCGACAACGCCACAGGAAAGCTTGCAGACTGGACCACAAATTTCACATTCGTCATTGACTCCCAAGGCAAAACGCCATATGCTGATGGACTGGCGTTCTTCATAGCGCCAAATGGGTCCTTACTCAACAGCACATTAGGCAGAGGAGGCAGTCTAGGCCTTGCCGTGGAAAACCCGCAAAACAACACATCAAAAAGTCAGTACCCCTTTGTAGCAGTAGAGTTTGACATCTATCAGAATGAAGTCACCTCTATCGAAGATCCCATGGGAGATCATGTCGGGATTGACAGCAGCACTCTCAAGTCTCAGATGACCGCACCTTGGAATGGAAATATTGCAGAGGGTAGCGTGAATAGTGCTGGCATTAGTTACAATTCTACAACAAATGGTATTCATGTGGTTTTCACTAGTTATGTGGATGGTGTCCAAATGATGAGGTATCTTAATTGCGAGGTTCCTCTGGATAATATTTTGCAAGGTTGGGTGATTGCTGGGTTCTCTGCTGCAACAGATGCTAATACCGCTCTGCATAAGATCAACTCATGGAGCTTCCATTCAACTCAACTGTTTGATGAAAAACCAAAGAACACCACACCGGAGTCTGGAAATGGCATCAATATTAGACTAGTGCTTGAGTTGGGTATTGGTGGACTTGTCTTGGGTGGtgggttgggtttggtttggttcatcTGTTGCAAGAAGAGAGGGGAAAGTAGTGATGAAGATGCTACAATGATTGATGAGGAATTCGAAAAGGGGACAGGCCCCAAAAAGTTCTCGTACAGAAAATTGGCTCAATCAACGAGCAATTTTCATGAGGGACAGAAGCTTGGAGAGGGAGGATTTGGTGGAGTTTACAGAGGCTACATAAAAGACCTGAACTTAAATGTTGCGGTGAAGAGGATATCAAGTGGGTCGAGACAGGGGTTGAAGGAGTATGCAGCTGAAGTAAGGATCATTAGTCGACTTAGACATCGGAATCTTGTGCAACTGACTGGTTGGTGCCACGAAAGAAAACAACTCCTACTTGTTTATGAGTTCATGTCCAACGGCAGCTTAGATTCCCATTTGTTCAAAGCAAAGAGCTCGTTAGCTTGGGACGTAAGATACAGAATTGCTCAAGGCTTGGCATCCGGGTTGTTCTATCTCCATGAGGAATGGGAACAATGTGTGCTGCACAGGGATGTCAAATCCAGCAATATCATGTTAGATTCAAATTTCAacgcaaaacttggggacttTGGATTAGCTAGACTCGTGGACCACGGAAAACAATCAGAAACTACTGTTCTTGCTGGAACCATGGGCTACATGGCTCCCGAATATATGACCACCGGAAAGGCTAGCAAGGAAACAGATGTTTACAGTTTTGGAGTTGTTGCTTTGGAGATAGCTTGTGGGAGAAAACCCAATGATCTCGAGTTCAGGAGCCGTCAAATCACTATGGTGGAGTGGGTTTGGGATCTTTATGGTGAAGGGAGAGTCATTGAAGCAGCTGACCCAAAACTCTCTGGAGATTTTGAGAAGAGGCAAATGGAGTGCTTGTTGATTGTTGGGTTGTGGTGTGCTCATCCAGATTACAAGATCAGGCCTTCGATACAACAAACAATTCAAGTGCTTAACTTCGAAGTTCCATTGCCTATTCTCTCGTCAAAGATGCCGGTGGCTAGCTACTCTTCTCCTCCGCTATCATTTTCAATCTTGTCTGTTAGTACTGATTTAGAAGGAGGTCCAGGTTATGGCTGCAACACCAATTCCTCGCAGTTCACCACATCTTCTGCATCAAATTCTACTCCATCAGCATCACGTTTGtactcaaaataa